A genome region from Pseudomonadota bacterium includes the following:
- a CDS encoding sigma 54-interacting transcriptional regulator: MDNLARDILSVNEEIACRHATVAGGADGAPEMIWGSPEMGAVLDLVGKVACRPATVLLMGETGTGKSMLAHVLHRDSPRRARPFLAQNCGALPEALCESELFGYRRGAFSGAVQDRQGLFEAVDGGRVDVRVISATNKNLAAEVEAGRFRADLYYRLNVVPILIPPLRARREDIPALARHFLEKHRERLNPLIDGIAPEAMRALRAYDYPGNVRELENLIERSLVMSPGPALEIGMALGMEPRVMAHHTREAIAARVGSPFPPTGTTAPAPRGGGPIAPTAALRRWRLCHPRYGCRPRQLTPPRARTSTPGTAGW; encoded by the coding sequence ATGGACAACCTTGCCAGAGACATCCTGAGCGTTAACGAAGAGATCGCCTGCCGTCATGCCACCGTGGCGGGTGGGGCCGACGGCGCCCCCGAGATGATCTGGGGCAGCCCCGAGATGGGTGCCGTCCTGGATCTCGTCGGAAAGGTCGCGTGCCGCCCGGCCACCGTACTGCTCATGGGCGAGACCGGGACGGGCAAGTCGATGCTGGCGCACGTCCTCCATAGGGACAGCCCGCGACGCGCGCGGCCCTTCCTCGCGCAGAACTGCGGAGCTCTGCCCGAGGCCCTGTGCGAGAGCGAGCTGTTCGGCTACCGTCGCGGGGCCTTCTCGGGGGCCGTTCAGGACCGCCAGGGGCTTTTCGAGGCCGTCGATGGGGGCCGCGTGGACGTGCGGGTCATCTCGGCCACCAACAAGAACCTGGCGGCGGAGGTCGAAGCGGGTCGCTTCCGGGCGGACCTCTACTACCGGTTGAATGTCGTCCCGATCCTGATCCCGCCCTTGCGCGCCCGGCGCGAGGATATCCCCGCCCTCGCCCGGCACTTCCTCGAAAAGCATCGCGAGCGGCTCAATCCGCTGATCGACGGCATCGCGCCGGAGGCGATGCGGGCCCTGCGTGCGTACGACTATCCGGGAAACGTGCGGGAGCTCGAGAACCTGATCGAGCGGTCTCTGGTCATGAGCCCGGGACCGGCGCTCGAGATCGGGATGGCCTTGGGCATGGAGCCACGCGTCATGGCACACCATACTCGCGAGGCCATCGCGGCGCGCGTCGGAAGTCCCTTCCCGCCGACCGGAACCACGGCTCCGGCCCCCCGGGGCGGTGGTCCCATTGCGCCGACCGCGGCCCTGCGGCGCTGGCGCCTATGCCACCCTCGGTACGGGTGTCGGCCCCGGCAACTGACACCGCCCCGCGCCCGCACCTCAACACCGGGTACCGCGGGCTGGTAA